The following proteins come from a genomic window of Gossypium raimondii isolate GPD5lz chromosome 5, ASM2569854v1, whole genome shotgun sequence:
- the LOC105769010 gene encoding TOM1-like protein 9 isoform X1 produces MVNSMVERATNDLLVGPDWARNIEICDMLNQEPGQAKDVIKGIKKKLGSKNSKVQLLALTLLETIIKNCGDIVHMHVAERGILHDMVRIVKKKPDFYVKEKILTLIDTWQEAFGGARARYTQYYVAYQELLRAGAVFPPRSERSAPVFTPPQTQPLSSYPQNIRNSGQQETAEPSAKPEFLSLSLTEIQNARGIMDVLAEMLNALAPGNKEGLRQEVIADLVDQCRTYKLRVVHLVNSTSDESLLCQGLALNDDLQRLLAKHEELASATSSQVGKPKPEPAKELVNVDGPLLNTGDSSKHSDGRSTSSNGASSQPFNQLSIPVAPETNGSTLPAAVNPKMDLLSGDDYSPKADNTLALVPLGEPQQTTPASQQNALVLIDMFSDSNSTSGSPKIQSCGLAGQTDPLTPQIQQQQQNFHANGTVSNMGSPRYEQSYVQGMGHAWNGQMAQQQQNFHANGIVPNMGSPRYEHSYAQGTGPAWNGQMVQQQQNFHVNGTVSNMGSPRYEQTYAQGTGPAWNGQLVQQHHQNNFYGNGNVSNMGSPRYEQSCAQGTGPAWNGQLVRQQQAHLPVYGAQSSGSLPPPPWEAQAADSSPVAGAQYPHQSVVTQVVVTHTLPQRPQHMGSDHVVGMYIQPITNGNLSAINNQVVPKNQFSGFHPQPIQGAQHMGMYPQQLPANQMASMHPQQMYGNQMGAYGYGELQYIDQKIDGLSIRDDDSLRNSYYQVPTSSYVPPGKASKAEDKLFGDLLDMARIKSINTTPKAW; encoded by the exons ATGGTGAACTCTATGGTGGAGAGAGCAACGAACGACTTGCTGGTAGGGCCTGATTGGGCGAGGAATATTGAGATCTGCGACATGCTTAATCAGGAACCTGG GCAAGCGAAAGATGTCATTAAAGGCATAAAAAAGAAGCTCGGAAGTAAAAATTCTAAAGTTCAACTTCTTGCACTAACT CTACTAGAGACTATCATAAAAAACTGTGGGGACATTGTCCATATGCATGTTGCAGAGAGAGGTATTCTTCACGACATGGTCAGAATAGTCAAGAAAAAG CCTGATTTTTATGTGAAAGAGAAGATATTGACTCTGATTGACACTTGGCAAGAAGCATTTGGAGGAGCGAGGGCAAGATATACACAATATTATGTTGCGTATCAGGAGTTGTTG CGTGCTGGGGCAGTATTCCCCCCGAGATCCGAGAGGTCCGCACCTGTATTTACTCCTCCTCAGACGCAACCTTTGTCTTCTTATCCCCAAAACATTCGCAATTCTGGTCAGCAAGAGACGGCTGAGCCTTCTGCAAAGCCTGAGTTCCTAAGTCTGAG TTTGACAGAAATTCAGAACGCACGAGGTATTATGGATGTCCTTGCAGAAATGCTAAATGCTTTAGCTCCTGGGAACAAGGAG GGACTTAGGCAGGAGGTTATTGCTGACTTAGTGGATCAGTGCCGTACTTACAAATTAAGAGTTGTACACCTTGTTAATTCCACATC GGATGAGTCACTACTATGTCAAGGTTTAGCATTGAATGATGATTTGCAGCGATTACTGGCAAAACATGAAGAATTAGCTTCAGCAACTTCTTCTCAAGTAGGCAAACCTAAGCCTGAACCTGCAAAAGAGCTTGTGAATGTTGATGGTCCCCTACTCAATACAGGTGATAGCAGCAAGCACTCTGATGGGAG ATCTACCTCAAGCAATGGTGCAAGTTCTCAACCATTTAATCAGTTATCGATTCCTGTGGCTCCTGAAACTAATGGTTCAACTCTCCCAGCTGCAGTGAATCCCAAAATGGATCTGCTTAGTGGTGACGACTATTCACCCAAGGCAGATAACACACTGGCCCTTGTTCCTTTGGGAGAACCACAACAAACAACTCCTGCATCACAGCAGAATGCTCTTGTTCTCATTGATATGTTCTCTGATAGTAATAGTACCTCTGGTTCTCCAAAAATCCAATCTTGTGGTTTGGCTGGACAAACCGATCCTTTGACTCCTCAAATTCAGCAGCAGCAGCAGAATTTTCATGCGAATGGAACTGTATCTAACATGGGATCACCTCGATATGAGCAGTCATATGTTCAAGGGATGGGTCATGCCTGGAATGGCCAGATGGCTCAGCAGCAGCAGAATTTTCATGCGAATGGAATTGTACCAAACATGGGATCACCTCGATATGAGCACTCGTATGCTCAAGGGACAGGTCCTGCCTGGAATGGCCAGATGGTTCAGCAGCAGCAGAATTTTCATGTGAACGGAACTGTATCGAACATGGGATCACCTCGATATGAGCAGACATATGCTCAAGGCACAGGTCCTGCCTGGAATGGTCAGCTGGTTCAGCAGCATCATCAGAATAACTTTtatggaaatggaaatgtaTCAAACATGGGCTCGCCTCGATATGAGCAGTCATGTGCTCAAGGCACAGGTCCTGCCTGGAATGGCCAGCTGGTTCGGCAGCAGCAGGCCCACTTACCTGTCTATG GTGCCCAGAGTAGTGGTTCACTACCACCACCACCATGGGAAGCACAGGCAGCAGACTCTAGCCCAGTTGCAGGTGCTCAGTACCCCCACCAATCAGTGGTTACTCAAGTTGTTGTAACACATACACTTCCTCAAAGACCTCAGCATATGGGAAGTGATCACGTGGTTGGGATGTATATTCAGCCAATCACAAATGGTAATTTGTCAGCAATTAATAACCAGGTTGTTCCCAAAAACCAGTTTTCTGGTTTTCATCCCCAACCGATCCAAGGAGCGCAGCATATGGGAATGTATCCACAGCAACTGCCAGCTAACCAGATGGCTTCAATGCATCCTCAACAAATGTACGGGAACCAAATGGGAGCATATGGCTATGGAGAGTTGCAGTATATAGATCAGAAAATCGATGGGCTATCCATCAGAGATGATGATAGCCTGAGAAACTCTTACTACCAGGTTCCCACTTCATCTTATGTTCCACCTGGCAAGGCTTCGAAAGCAGAGGATAAGCTGTTTGGGGACCTTCTTGACATGGcaagaattaaatcaataaacacCACCCCAAAAGCTTGGTAG
- the LOC105769010 gene encoding TOM1-like protein 9 isoform X4, which produces MVRIVKKKILTLIDTWQEAFGGARARYTQYYVAYQELLRAGAVFPPRSERSAPVFTPPQTQPLSSYPQNIRNSGQQETAEPSAKPEFLSLSLTEIQNARGIMDVLAEMLNALAPGNKEGLRQEVIADLVDQCRTYKLRVVHLVNSTSDESLLCQGLALNDDLQRLLAKHEELASATSSQVGKPKPEPAKELVNVDGPLLNTGDSSKHSDGRSTSSNGASSQPFNQLSIPVAPETNGSTLPAAVNPKMDLLSGDDYSPKADNTLALVPLGEPQQTTPASQQNALVLIDMFSDSNSTSGSPKIQSCGLAGQTDPLTPQIQQQQQNFHANGTVSNMGSPRYEQSYVQGMGHAWNGQMAQQQQNFHANGIVPNMGSPRYEHSYAQGTGPAWNGQMVQQQQNFHVNGTVSNMGSPRYEQTYAQGTGPAWNGQLVQQHHQNNFYGNGNVSNMGSPRYEQSCAQGTGPAWNGQLVRQQQAHLPVYGAQSSGSLPPPPWEAQAADSSPVAGAQYPHQSVVTQVVVTHTLPQRPQHMGSDHVVGMYIQPITNGNLSAINNQVVPKNQFSGFHPQPIQGAQHMGMYPQQLPANQMASMHPQQMYGNQMGAYGYGELQYIDQKIDGLSIRDDDSLRNSYYQVPTSSYVPPGKASKAEDKLFGDLLDMARIKSINTTPKAW; this is translated from the exons ATGGTCAGAATAGTCAAGAAAAAG ATATTGACTCTGATTGACACTTGGCAAGAAGCATTTGGAGGAGCGAGGGCAAGATATACACAATATTATGTTGCGTATCAGGAGTTGTTG CGTGCTGGGGCAGTATTCCCCCCGAGATCCGAGAGGTCCGCACCTGTATTTACTCCTCCTCAGACGCAACCTTTGTCTTCTTATCCCCAAAACATTCGCAATTCTGGTCAGCAAGAGACGGCTGAGCCTTCTGCAAAGCCTGAGTTCCTAAGTCTGAG TTTGACAGAAATTCAGAACGCACGAGGTATTATGGATGTCCTTGCAGAAATGCTAAATGCTTTAGCTCCTGGGAACAAGGAG GGACTTAGGCAGGAGGTTATTGCTGACTTAGTGGATCAGTGCCGTACTTACAAATTAAGAGTTGTACACCTTGTTAATTCCACATC GGATGAGTCACTACTATGTCAAGGTTTAGCATTGAATGATGATTTGCAGCGATTACTGGCAAAACATGAAGAATTAGCTTCAGCAACTTCTTCTCAAGTAGGCAAACCTAAGCCTGAACCTGCAAAAGAGCTTGTGAATGTTGATGGTCCCCTACTCAATACAGGTGATAGCAGCAAGCACTCTGATGGGAG ATCTACCTCAAGCAATGGTGCAAGTTCTCAACCATTTAATCAGTTATCGATTCCTGTGGCTCCTGAAACTAATGGTTCAACTCTCCCAGCTGCAGTGAATCCCAAAATGGATCTGCTTAGTGGTGACGACTATTCACCCAAGGCAGATAACACACTGGCCCTTGTTCCTTTGGGAGAACCACAACAAACAACTCCTGCATCACAGCAGAATGCTCTTGTTCTCATTGATATGTTCTCTGATAGTAATAGTACCTCTGGTTCTCCAAAAATCCAATCTTGTGGTTTGGCTGGACAAACCGATCCTTTGACTCCTCAAATTCAGCAGCAGCAGCAGAATTTTCATGCGAATGGAACTGTATCTAACATGGGATCACCTCGATATGAGCAGTCATATGTTCAAGGGATGGGTCATGCCTGGAATGGCCAGATGGCTCAGCAGCAGCAGAATTTTCATGCGAATGGAATTGTACCAAACATGGGATCACCTCGATATGAGCACTCGTATGCTCAAGGGACAGGTCCTGCCTGGAATGGCCAGATGGTTCAGCAGCAGCAGAATTTTCATGTGAACGGAACTGTATCGAACATGGGATCACCTCGATATGAGCAGACATATGCTCAAGGCACAGGTCCTGCCTGGAATGGTCAGCTGGTTCAGCAGCATCATCAGAATAACTTTtatggaaatggaaatgtaTCAAACATGGGCTCGCCTCGATATGAGCAGTCATGTGCTCAAGGCACAGGTCCTGCCTGGAATGGCCAGCTGGTTCGGCAGCAGCAGGCCCACTTACCTGTCTATG GTGCCCAGAGTAGTGGTTCACTACCACCACCACCATGGGAAGCACAGGCAGCAGACTCTAGCCCAGTTGCAGGTGCTCAGTACCCCCACCAATCAGTGGTTACTCAAGTTGTTGTAACACATACACTTCCTCAAAGACCTCAGCATATGGGAAGTGATCACGTGGTTGGGATGTATATTCAGCCAATCACAAATGGTAATTTGTCAGCAATTAATAACCAGGTTGTTCCCAAAAACCAGTTTTCTGGTTTTCATCCCCAACCGATCCAAGGAGCGCAGCATATGGGAATGTATCCACAGCAACTGCCAGCTAACCAGATGGCTTCAATGCATCCTCAACAAATGTACGGGAACCAAATGGGAGCATATGGCTATGGAGAGTTGCAGTATATAGATCAGAAAATCGATGGGCTATCCATCAGAGATGATGATAGCCTGAGAAACTCTTACTACCAGGTTCCCACTTCATCTTATGTTCCACCTGGCAAGGCTTCGAAAGCAGAGGATAAGCTGTTTGGGGACCTTCTTGACATGGcaagaattaaatcaataaacacCACCCCAAAAGCTTGGTAG
- the LOC105769010 gene encoding TOM1-like protein 9 isoform X3, translated as MVRIVKKKPDFYVKEKILTLIDTWQEAFGGARARYTQYYVAYQELLRAGAVFPPRSERSAPVFTPPQTQPLSSYPQNIRNSGQQETAEPSAKPEFLSLSLTEIQNARGIMDVLAEMLNALAPGNKEGLRQEVIADLVDQCRTYKLRVVHLVNSTSDESLLCQGLALNDDLQRLLAKHEELASATSSQVGKPKPEPAKELVNVDGPLLNTGDSSKHSDGRSTSSNGASSQPFNQLSIPVAPETNGSTLPAAVNPKMDLLSGDDYSPKADNTLALVPLGEPQQTTPASQQNALVLIDMFSDSNSTSGSPKIQSCGLAGQTDPLTPQIQQQQQNFHANGTVSNMGSPRYEQSYVQGMGHAWNGQMAQQQQNFHANGIVPNMGSPRYEHSYAQGTGPAWNGQMVQQQQNFHVNGTVSNMGSPRYEQTYAQGTGPAWNGQLVQQHHQNNFYGNGNVSNMGSPRYEQSCAQGTGPAWNGQLVRQQQAHLPVYGAQSSGSLPPPPWEAQAADSSPVAGAQYPHQSVVTQVVVTHTLPQRPQHMGSDHVVGMYIQPITNGNLSAINNQVVPKNQFSGFHPQPIQGAQHMGMYPQQLPANQMASMHPQQMYGNQMGAYGYGELQYIDQKIDGLSIRDDDSLRNSYYQVPTSSYVPPGKASKAEDKLFGDLLDMARIKSINTTPKAW; from the exons ATGGTCAGAATAGTCAAGAAAAAG CCTGATTTTTATGTGAAAGAGAAGATATTGACTCTGATTGACACTTGGCAAGAAGCATTTGGAGGAGCGAGGGCAAGATATACACAATATTATGTTGCGTATCAGGAGTTGTTG CGTGCTGGGGCAGTATTCCCCCCGAGATCCGAGAGGTCCGCACCTGTATTTACTCCTCCTCAGACGCAACCTTTGTCTTCTTATCCCCAAAACATTCGCAATTCTGGTCAGCAAGAGACGGCTGAGCCTTCTGCAAAGCCTGAGTTCCTAAGTCTGAG TTTGACAGAAATTCAGAACGCACGAGGTATTATGGATGTCCTTGCAGAAATGCTAAATGCTTTAGCTCCTGGGAACAAGGAG GGACTTAGGCAGGAGGTTATTGCTGACTTAGTGGATCAGTGCCGTACTTACAAATTAAGAGTTGTACACCTTGTTAATTCCACATC GGATGAGTCACTACTATGTCAAGGTTTAGCATTGAATGATGATTTGCAGCGATTACTGGCAAAACATGAAGAATTAGCTTCAGCAACTTCTTCTCAAGTAGGCAAACCTAAGCCTGAACCTGCAAAAGAGCTTGTGAATGTTGATGGTCCCCTACTCAATACAGGTGATAGCAGCAAGCACTCTGATGGGAG ATCTACCTCAAGCAATGGTGCAAGTTCTCAACCATTTAATCAGTTATCGATTCCTGTGGCTCCTGAAACTAATGGTTCAACTCTCCCAGCTGCAGTGAATCCCAAAATGGATCTGCTTAGTGGTGACGACTATTCACCCAAGGCAGATAACACACTGGCCCTTGTTCCTTTGGGAGAACCACAACAAACAACTCCTGCATCACAGCAGAATGCTCTTGTTCTCATTGATATGTTCTCTGATAGTAATAGTACCTCTGGTTCTCCAAAAATCCAATCTTGTGGTTTGGCTGGACAAACCGATCCTTTGACTCCTCAAATTCAGCAGCAGCAGCAGAATTTTCATGCGAATGGAACTGTATCTAACATGGGATCACCTCGATATGAGCAGTCATATGTTCAAGGGATGGGTCATGCCTGGAATGGCCAGATGGCTCAGCAGCAGCAGAATTTTCATGCGAATGGAATTGTACCAAACATGGGATCACCTCGATATGAGCACTCGTATGCTCAAGGGACAGGTCCTGCCTGGAATGGCCAGATGGTTCAGCAGCAGCAGAATTTTCATGTGAACGGAACTGTATCGAACATGGGATCACCTCGATATGAGCAGACATATGCTCAAGGCACAGGTCCTGCCTGGAATGGTCAGCTGGTTCAGCAGCATCATCAGAATAACTTTtatggaaatggaaatgtaTCAAACATGGGCTCGCCTCGATATGAGCAGTCATGTGCTCAAGGCACAGGTCCTGCCTGGAATGGCCAGCTGGTTCGGCAGCAGCAGGCCCACTTACCTGTCTATG GTGCCCAGAGTAGTGGTTCACTACCACCACCACCATGGGAAGCACAGGCAGCAGACTCTAGCCCAGTTGCAGGTGCTCAGTACCCCCACCAATCAGTGGTTACTCAAGTTGTTGTAACACATACACTTCCTCAAAGACCTCAGCATATGGGAAGTGATCACGTGGTTGGGATGTATATTCAGCCAATCACAAATGGTAATTTGTCAGCAATTAATAACCAGGTTGTTCCCAAAAACCAGTTTTCTGGTTTTCATCCCCAACCGATCCAAGGAGCGCAGCATATGGGAATGTATCCACAGCAACTGCCAGCTAACCAGATGGCTTCAATGCATCCTCAACAAATGTACGGGAACCAAATGGGAGCATATGGCTATGGAGAGTTGCAGTATATAGATCAGAAAATCGATGGGCTATCCATCAGAGATGATGATAGCCTGAGAAACTCTTACTACCAGGTTCCCACTTCATCTTATGTTCCACCTGGCAAGGCTTCGAAAGCAGAGGATAAGCTGTTTGGGGACCTTCTTGACATGGcaagaattaaatcaataaacacCACCCCAAAAGCTTGGTAG
- the LOC105769010 gene encoding TOM1-like protein 9 isoform X2 — protein sequence MVNSMVERATNDLLVGPDWARNIEICDMLNQEPGQAKDVIKGIKKKLGSKNSKVQLLALTLLETIIKNCGDIVHMHVAERGILHDMVRIVKKKILTLIDTWQEAFGGARARYTQYYVAYQELLRAGAVFPPRSERSAPVFTPPQTQPLSSYPQNIRNSGQQETAEPSAKPEFLSLSLTEIQNARGIMDVLAEMLNALAPGNKEGLRQEVIADLVDQCRTYKLRVVHLVNSTSDESLLCQGLALNDDLQRLLAKHEELASATSSQVGKPKPEPAKELVNVDGPLLNTGDSSKHSDGRSTSSNGASSQPFNQLSIPVAPETNGSTLPAAVNPKMDLLSGDDYSPKADNTLALVPLGEPQQTTPASQQNALVLIDMFSDSNSTSGSPKIQSCGLAGQTDPLTPQIQQQQQNFHANGTVSNMGSPRYEQSYVQGMGHAWNGQMAQQQQNFHANGIVPNMGSPRYEHSYAQGTGPAWNGQMVQQQQNFHVNGTVSNMGSPRYEQTYAQGTGPAWNGQLVQQHHQNNFYGNGNVSNMGSPRYEQSCAQGTGPAWNGQLVRQQQAHLPVYGAQSSGSLPPPPWEAQAADSSPVAGAQYPHQSVVTQVVVTHTLPQRPQHMGSDHVVGMYIQPITNGNLSAINNQVVPKNQFSGFHPQPIQGAQHMGMYPQQLPANQMASMHPQQMYGNQMGAYGYGELQYIDQKIDGLSIRDDDSLRNSYYQVPTSSYVPPGKASKAEDKLFGDLLDMARIKSINTTPKAW from the exons ATGGTGAACTCTATGGTGGAGAGAGCAACGAACGACTTGCTGGTAGGGCCTGATTGGGCGAGGAATATTGAGATCTGCGACATGCTTAATCAGGAACCTGG GCAAGCGAAAGATGTCATTAAAGGCATAAAAAAGAAGCTCGGAAGTAAAAATTCTAAAGTTCAACTTCTTGCACTAACT CTACTAGAGACTATCATAAAAAACTGTGGGGACATTGTCCATATGCATGTTGCAGAGAGAGGTATTCTTCACGACATGGTCAGAATAGTCAAGAAAAAG ATATTGACTCTGATTGACACTTGGCAAGAAGCATTTGGAGGAGCGAGGGCAAGATATACACAATATTATGTTGCGTATCAGGAGTTGTTG CGTGCTGGGGCAGTATTCCCCCCGAGATCCGAGAGGTCCGCACCTGTATTTACTCCTCCTCAGACGCAACCTTTGTCTTCTTATCCCCAAAACATTCGCAATTCTGGTCAGCAAGAGACGGCTGAGCCTTCTGCAAAGCCTGAGTTCCTAAGTCTGAG TTTGACAGAAATTCAGAACGCACGAGGTATTATGGATGTCCTTGCAGAAATGCTAAATGCTTTAGCTCCTGGGAACAAGGAG GGACTTAGGCAGGAGGTTATTGCTGACTTAGTGGATCAGTGCCGTACTTACAAATTAAGAGTTGTACACCTTGTTAATTCCACATC GGATGAGTCACTACTATGTCAAGGTTTAGCATTGAATGATGATTTGCAGCGATTACTGGCAAAACATGAAGAATTAGCTTCAGCAACTTCTTCTCAAGTAGGCAAACCTAAGCCTGAACCTGCAAAAGAGCTTGTGAATGTTGATGGTCCCCTACTCAATACAGGTGATAGCAGCAAGCACTCTGATGGGAG ATCTACCTCAAGCAATGGTGCAAGTTCTCAACCATTTAATCAGTTATCGATTCCTGTGGCTCCTGAAACTAATGGTTCAACTCTCCCAGCTGCAGTGAATCCCAAAATGGATCTGCTTAGTGGTGACGACTATTCACCCAAGGCAGATAACACACTGGCCCTTGTTCCTTTGGGAGAACCACAACAAACAACTCCTGCATCACAGCAGAATGCTCTTGTTCTCATTGATATGTTCTCTGATAGTAATAGTACCTCTGGTTCTCCAAAAATCCAATCTTGTGGTTTGGCTGGACAAACCGATCCTTTGACTCCTCAAATTCAGCAGCAGCAGCAGAATTTTCATGCGAATGGAACTGTATCTAACATGGGATCACCTCGATATGAGCAGTCATATGTTCAAGGGATGGGTCATGCCTGGAATGGCCAGATGGCTCAGCAGCAGCAGAATTTTCATGCGAATGGAATTGTACCAAACATGGGATCACCTCGATATGAGCACTCGTATGCTCAAGGGACAGGTCCTGCCTGGAATGGCCAGATGGTTCAGCAGCAGCAGAATTTTCATGTGAACGGAACTGTATCGAACATGGGATCACCTCGATATGAGCAGACATATGCTCAAGGCACAGGTCCTGCCTGGAATGGTCAGCTGGTTCAGCAGCATCATCAGAATAACTTTtatggaaatggaaatgtaTCAAACATGGGCTCGCCTCGATATGAGCAGTCATGTGCTCAAGGCACAGGTCCTGCCTGGAATGGCCAGCTGGTTCGGCAGCAGCAGGCCCACTTACCTGTCTATG GTGCCCAGAGTAGTGGTTCACTACCACCACCACCATGGGAAGCACAGGCAGCAGACTCTAGCCCAGTTGCAGGTGCTCAGTACCCCCACCAATCAGTGGTTACTCAAGTTGTTGTAACACATACACTTCCTCAAAGACCTCAGCATATGGGAAGTGATCACGTGGTTGGGATGTATATTCAGCCAATCACAAATGGTAATTTGTCAGCAATTAATAACCAGGTTGTTCCCAAAAACCAGTTTTCTGGTTTTCATCCCCAACCGATCCAAGGAGCGCAGCATATGGGAATGTATCCACAGCAACTGCCAGCTAACCAGATGGCTTCAATGCATCCTCAACAAATGTACGGGAACCAAATGGGAGCATATGGCTATGGAGAGTTGCAGTATATAGATCAGAAAATCGATGGGCTATCCATCAGAGATGATGATAGCCTGAGAAACTCTTACTACCAGGTTCCCACTTCATCTTATGTTCCACCTGGCAAGGCTTCGAAAGCAGAGGATAAGCTGTTTGGGGACCTTCTTGACATGGcaagaattaaatcaataaacacCACCCCAAAAGCTTGGTAG
- the LOC105769011 gene encoding probable beta-1,4-xylosyltransferase IRX9H, which produces MASIRRTLSPVPRQGTLITGEAERSVPSPLSKSSSCSQSSPATGGLLSSLFGLSDSQALVFGVFSPRSFRPLDRAKQKGQVWRRVVFQFFICFIIGFLIGFTPFISMDFSYMNPVSKHQAFSFEVVSTAGNFQSLNNSQRNVASTMNNPGVENNFTLEGLVQRQEMTEGNLDDASTNQSVPQDIDLESRKLLIIVTPTYARSFQAYYLNLLAYTLKLVQPPLLWIVVEMTLQSDETADILRRSGVMYRHLVCKKNLTDIKDRSVHQRNVALSHIETHHLDGIVYFADEHNIYSIDLFEQMRHIRQFGTWPVAKQTSDKSRAVLEGPVCNGTQVIGWHLNGLSKRFQRFHAEMSGFAFNSTILWDPKPWHRPTLEPIRQLDTVEDGFHASSFIERVVQDESQMEGLPHDCSRVMVWELNVESPNSFYPKKWSMKNNLDIIAPLA; this is translated from the exons ATGGCATCCATTAGAAGAACACTGTCTCCGGTGCCTCGACAAGGGACTTTAATTACCGGAGAGGCTGAGCGCTCAGTTCCTTCTCCTTTGTCCAAGTCTTCATCATGTAGCCAGAGTTCCCCAGCCACTGGTGGATTGCTATCTTCTCTTTTTGGTTTATCGGACTCTCAAGCTTTAGTTTTCGGAGTTTTCTCACCAAGATCCTTTAGACCTCTTGACAGGGCTAAACAGAAAGGACAAGTTTGGAGGAGGGTTGTTTTTCAATTCTTCATTTGTTTCATAATTGGTTTTCTTATTGGATTTACACCATTCATTTCCATGGACTTTTCATATATGAATCCGGTTTCAAAGCATCAGGCATTTTCTTTTGAGGTAGTATCAACTGCTGGGAATTTTCAATCACTCAACAATTCACAAAGGAATGTAGCATCAACAATGAACAACCCTGGGGTTGAAAATAATTTCACATTAGAGGGATTGGTGCAGAGACAGGAAATGACAGAAGGGAATTTAGATGATGCCTCGACTAATCAATCGGTCCCTCAAGATATAGATCTGGAATCTCGCAAGCTTTTGATAATTGTGACTCCAACATATGCTCGATCGTTTCAGGCCTATTATCTAAATCTTTTGGCGTACACATTAAAGTTGGTCCAACCTCCACTATTGTGGATTGTTGTAGAGATGACCTTACAATCTGATGAAACAGCTGACATCCTAAGAAGGAGCGGTGTTATGTATAGGCATCTTGTCTGCAAGAAAAATCTGACTGATATAAAAGACAGAAGTGTTCACCAAAGAAATGTGGCACTATCTCACATCGAAACTCATCATCTTGATGGAATTGTCTACTTTGCCGATGAACATAACATCTACTCAATTGATCTCTTTGAGCAAATGAGGCACATTAG GCAATTTGGGACTTGGCCTGTGGCCAAACAAACATCGGACAAAAGTAGAGCTGTATTGGAAGGCCCTGTTTGTAATGGAACTCAAGTCATTGGATGGCACCTAAATGGATTAAGTAAGCGATTCCAAAGATTCCATGCTGAAATGTCAGGGTTTGCCTTCAACAGTACCATACTATGGGATCCAAAGCCATGGCACCGACCTACTCTTGAACCGATAAGACAGCTTGACACGGTCGAAGATGGTTTCCAT GCAAGCTCATTTATTGAACGAGTTGTGCAAGATGAAAGCCAGATGGAAGGCTTACCACACGACTGCTCAAGAGTCATGGTTTGGGAGCTAAATGTTGAATCACCTAATTCTTTCTATCCCAAAAAATGGTCAATGAAGAATAATTTGGACATCATTGCTCCACTCGCATGA